CGCCGTGCTTTCACCTGGCAAAACCCATGAGTCCAACTGCTTGCACGAGTTGCTGGAGACATGCGAAGTGCGAGGCGATGAATCGGACGACTTCATTAACCCCATCTTTCTCGCTGGCGACAAAGGGTACCGAGCCGAGTGGATCGACGAGTGCCTGGTCGAGACTGGAATCCTGCCCATCATCCCCAGCAAATCGAACGAAGACTGAGACGCACTGTTCGTTGAGTTCGACCGGCAAACATATCGGCGATGCAATATCGTCGAACGCTTGATCGGCTGGCTGAAAGAATGTCGACGCATCCTAGCACGCTTCGAGAAACGGGCGAGAAACTTCCTTGGGATGCTCAAGTGGGCGTTAATTCAACGGTATTTGAAAACGATGGGTTGATAGCGTTTTCTGGCAGGCCTAGTTCATATGATCGTTTGCCAATGATTCACGGCAGAGTGGGCAAAAGAAATTGTTGTGTTGAGTGTTTAGCTGCAGTTGTAGAAACAATAGTTGCTGGCGAAATCGTCCATCGTCAGAAAATGACCTCCTTGTCAAAGATGGGTATATGTGACAACACCCTCGACGCGAGCGGGGCCGTTTTGATCGATGTTGATTCAGAATGGCACGTAACGCGAGAACTACGTTCCATTCGAGGGTATGTCCTGTAACCATCGTCTAAAGCGGAAAATAACGGTTCGCTATCCGCGGGCCAAGTATAGTGACTCGGGCGACCGGGACAGCGAGAGAAAGACTCCCGCTTTAAACGATGCTTTCGAAGCCTAGATGTCTAACCCGTCGCTTTCTGTACGCTATTTTTGCTTCCGACGTCTTCTCCAAGTGGTGAGACCGGTAAGACCGGACGCTGCTAAGCCGAACAGAACCATTGAAGAGGGTTCAGGAACGGCGTGGACAATTTTTAGATTGTCCAACATAACCGTGTAATCATCTGTAGAAAGCAGCGCATTGAACCCAAGCGTATTCCCGATGTCGGTTGATCCAGGAGCAACGTCATAGTAGATGGTCCAGGTTGTCCACGCTCGCGTCGACTCAGGAGGAG
The genomic region above belongs to Blastopirellula marina and contains:
- a CDS encoding transposase; protein product: MLSPGKTHESNCLHELLETCEVRGDESDDFINPIFLAGDKGYRAEWIDECLVETGILPIIPSKSNED